The following are from one region of the Ptychodera flava strain L36383 chromosome 15, AS_Pfla_20210202, whole genome shotgun sequence genome:
- the LOC139151848 gene encoding xanthine dehydrogenase/oxidase-like, protein MSRGNPCIGGHNTEHTKSTMEVPKTYKDSLVVYVNGKKICDSDVDPDMTLLSYLRTKLRLTGSKYSCGEGGCGACTVMLSNYDDQQKKILHYAINACYTPICALHGMAVTTVEGIGSTRTKLHPVQERIGKAHGLQCGFCTPGMVMSMYTLLRNNPQPNTADIEESLVGNLCRCTGYRPIIEGFKTFTESGCCGNPSACLQPGDEYNDMVSGLFTPSDFAPYDPTQEIIFPSELQLNDKYRSGVVQFSSSTTTWIRPTTLKDLLRLKFEIPDAVIVVGNAEVGFDPTVRKLQPKILLSASRVAELLQIDVSDDAITFGSSVSMARMCEVLKKRVEDLPSCNGQTYAELLNMLHQVGDCQLRNVSGIGSHILSASPLSDLTPLLMASRTTLIVASLKGGSRPLSLNSSFFVNYRKTCLTKEEVLVSITIPAGLKNEYFAGYKVKKQVHRRDKEVSMVNAGFRALLEGKTNILKEASLIFGGIGPTVVIANSVSEKMCGRKWDEALLKDVQHMLGTELQLSPQGGMVEYRRSLLRSFFFKFYLKVLNEHCERMSDSSLSDSDRPVLLDVEKLPSKSTQLYQEVPTGQPQSDPVGRPIILESACQLATGEAVYCDDVPPEPGELHMALVFSTRPHAKIISVDKSAALSLEGVRCYVDATDVPGKNTWPAENPLDEDSETFASDKVIHVGQPIGGILAETQDLARKAAKLVKVLYEDMDYVLSIEDAIKRNSFFQHVRHLEGGDVAAELEICDHVLEEEVYVGAQSHYYMETQSCIARPQERDEILIIAASQNLHDLQMSVAETLNLPANKITAKIRRLGGGFGGKLEPAKHMARMCAVAAKKCAKPVRLSLGRDEDMQFVGTRHAVLAKYKVGWSVDGKLKALQLELLLNGGCTEGPSSWIADKMVAHSCNTYKVPVYDIKARICKTNISSCGSMRGVGTPKSVAVMEMIMDAMARKSGIKPEKIREINLYKEGDVDNVNQELLDIQNLRRCWDECLQRSDYYQRRLYIDNFNNKSRWKKKGLAVVPLKRCIGFEVPFLNQAAALVHIYLDGSVLISHGGIEMGQGLYTKTVQIASRVFRIPAERIHINETSSDKVPNSTPTAASSGTDLYGNAVRIACEILMERMEPIIYENPKGSWEDWVGTAFMRRISLSASGFFKYPDIIGFDWNNLKGSKGQYYFSYGAACCEVEVDCLTGDHQLKRTDIVMDVGDSLNPALDIGQIEGGFMQGYGLYTLEELRYSKEGKLLTKGPGMYRIPQIGDIPSQFNVTLLKGAPNKVGLYSSKGVGEPPLHLAFAAHLAIKDAVSSARADAGLDGQFRLDSPATPERIRLACPDEFSNKLNNRTVLDCEFFIRP, encoded by the exons ATGTCGAGAGGTAACCCGTGCATCGGCGGTCACAACACTGAGCACACAAAATCAACCATGGAAGttccaaaaacatacaaagattCACTTGTGGTCTATGTCAATGGGAAGAAG ATATGTGACAGTGATGTTGATCCAGATATGACTCTTCTTTCATATCTCAGAACTAAGT TACGTCTTACTGGAAGCAAATACAGCTGTGGCGAAGGAGGCTGCGGTGCATGTACTGTCATGTtatcaaattatgatgaccAACAGAAAAAGATTTT ACACTACGCCATCAATGCTTGCTACACTCCGATCTGTGCTCTCCATGGAATGGCTGTTACAACTGTTGAAGGGATTGGATCGACGAGAACTAAACTACACCCAGTTCAG GAACGCATTGGCAAGGCCCATGGATTACAATGTGGATTCTGTACACCGGGAATGGTAATGTCCATGTACACATTACTGAGGAACAACCCACAGCCAAACACTGCTGATATTGAAGAATCTCTTGTTGGAAACCTGTGTAGATGCACCGGATATCGACCGATAATAGAGGGCTTTAAAACATTCACTGAA AGTGGCTGCTGTGGAAATCCCTCTGCTTGTCTACAGCCGGGAGATGAATACAATGAT ATGGTATCTGGCCTCTTCACACCGAGTGACTTTGCACCTTATGATCCAACCCAGGAAATCATATTCCCTTCTGAATTACAG TTAAATGATAAGTATAGGTCGGGCGTAGTACAATTTTCAAGCAGTACGACAACCTGGATTCGGCCAACAACACTAAAGGACCTGCTAAGACTGAAATTCGAAATACCTGATGCAGTGATTGTTGTCGGGAATGCAGAAGTTG GCTTTGATCCTACTGTAAGAAAGCTGCAGCCCAAAATACTGTTGTCAGCGTCTCGAGTAGCAGAATTGCTTCAGATTGATGTGAGTGATGACGCAATCACATTTGGTTCTTCCGTTTCCATGGCTCGAATGTGTGAAGTCTTGAAGAAACGAGTCGAGGATTTGCCAT CTTGCAATGGTCAAACATATGCGGAATTGTTAAATATGTTACACCAGGTCGGGGACTGTCAACTGAGGAATGTTTCT GGCATTGGCAGCCACATACTGTCGGCAAGCCCGTTGTCTGATCTCACTCCTTTGTTAATGGCGAGTAGAACTACACTTATAGTGGCATCTTTGAAAG GAGGCAGTCGACCCTTGTCCCTTAATAGTAGCTTCTTCGTGAACTACAGGAAAACATGTTTGACGAAAGAAGAAGTTTTGGTGTCCATTACTATTCCGGCTGGATTAAAG AACGAGTACTTTGCTGGGTATAAAGTGAAAAAGCAAGTTCATCGTCGTGATAAGGAGGTTTCCATGGTAAATGCTGGCTTCAGAGCTCTATTAGAAGGGAAAACAAACATTCTCAAGGAAGCTTCTTTGATCTTTGGAGGAATTGGACCAACTGTTGTAATCGCGAACAGTGTGTCAGAGAAAATGTGCGGCAG GAAATGGGATGAAGCTCTATTGAAAGATGTCCAACACATGCTCGGCACCGAACTTCAGCTATCACCTCAGGGCGGAATGGTAGAATACAGAAGGTCGTTACTACGGAGTTTTTTCTTCAAGTTCTACCTCAAAGTCTTAAATGAACATTGTGAAAGAATG TCTGACAGCTCTTTATCGGATTCAGATAGACCTGTGCTGTTAGACGTTGAAAAGCTACCAAGCAAAAGTACCCAGCTGTATCAA GAAGTACCAACGGGGCAACCACAAAGTGATCCGGTCGGTCGCCCTATCATTTTGGAGTCAGCATGTCAGCTTGCCACTGGCGAGGCAGTGTATTGTGACGATGTACCCCCAGAGCCAG GCGAACTCCACATGGCGCTTGTCTTCAGCACAAGACCACATGCAAAAATAAT ATCTGTTGACAAATCAGCGGCATTGTCCTTGGAAGGGGTTCGTTGTTACGTAGATGCTACTGATGTCCCTGGTAAAAATACTTGGCCTGCGGAAAATCCATTAGATGAAGATAGCGAAACCTTTGCTTCAGACAAG GTAATCCATGTTGGCCAACCGATAGGAGGTATTCTTGCTGAGACTCAAGATCTGGCCCGCAAAGCAGCTAAACTAGTTAAAGTTCTTTATGAAGACATGGACTATGTTCTTTCGATTGAG GATGCGATCAAACGGAACTCATTTTTTCAACATGTCCGACATCTAGAAGGAGGTGACGTTGCCGCAGAACTTGAAATATGTGACCATGTGTTGGAAGAGGAGGTGTATGTCGGTGCCCAGAGTCACTACTACATGGAGACGCAGAGTTGTATCGCCCGACCCCAAGAGAGGGACGAGATATTAATTATCGCAGCATCACAGAATTTACATGATCTGCAA ATGAGTGTTGCTGAAACACTTAATTTGCCTGCTAATAAAATTACGGCAAAAATCCGAAGACTTGGAGGAGGGTTTGGCGGCAAACTTGAACCTGCCAAACACATGGCAAGGATGTGTGCTGTAGCTGCCAAAAA ATGTGCAAAGCCAGTCAGACTCAGTCTTGGAAGAGATGAAGACATGCAGTTTGTTGGCACGAGACACGCCGTCCTTGCCAAGTACAAAGTTGGCTGGTCTGTAGATGGTAAACTGAAGGCATTACAGTTGGAACTACTGCTGAACGGGGGTTGTACGGAGGGTCCTTCTTCATGG ATTGCTGACAAGATGGTAGCACACTCATGCAATACCTACAAGGTACCAGTTTATGATATCAAGGCCAGAATATGCAAAACGAACATTTCATCTTGCGGATCCATGAGAGGAGTTGGTACACCGAAATCTGTGGCAGTAATGGAAATGATAATGGATGCTATGGCAAGGAAGTCCGGAATCAAGCCAGAAAAG ATAAGAGAAATTAATCTTTACAAAGAAGGGGATGTCGACAATGTAAACCAAGAGCTGCTAGATATTCAAAATTTGCGAAGATGCTGGGATGAGTGTCTTCAGAGAAGTGACTACTACCAACGACGACTTTATATTGACAACTTCAACAA CAAAAGCCGATGGAAGAAGAAAGGCCTAGCTGTTGTACCACTGAAGAGGTGTATCGGATTTGAAGTACCTTTTCTCAATCAG GCTGCAGCCCTGGTTCACATTTACTTAGACGGCTCTGTGTTGATCTCTCACGGTGGCATAGAAATGGGTCAAGGTTTGTACActaaaactgtacaaattgccaGTCGTGTCTTTCGCATTCCTGCAGAACGGATCCATATCAACGAGACAAGCTCTGATAAGGTACCAAATAGTACCCCAACGGCAGCATCATCAGGAACTGATTTGTATGGAAATGCAGTGAGG ATTGCATGTGAAATTCTCATGGAGCGAATGGAACCAATTATATATGAGAATCCCAAAGGATCATGGGAAGACTGG GTTGGAACTGCATTCATGAGAAGAATAAGCCTATCGGCATCTGGATTTTTCAA GTATCCTGACATTATTGGCTTTGACTGGAATAACCTTAAAGGGTCCAAAGGACAGTACTATTTTAGCTATGGTGCAGCATGTTGTGAAGTGGAAGTGGACTGCTTGACAGGGGATCACCAGCTGAAACGTACAGATATAGTCATGGACGTTGGAGACAGTTTGAACCCAGCACTAGACATTGGTCAG ATTGAAGGTGGATTTATGCAAGGTTATGGGTTGTACACTTTAGAAGAACTTCGATACTCTAAGGAAGGGAAGCTACTGACTAAAGGTCCCGGGATGTACAGAATACCACAGATTGGTGACATCCCTAGCCAGTTCAATGTCACTCTGTTGAAGGGGGCACCAAACAAAGTTGGATTGTATTCATCAAAA GGTGTTGGAGAACCTCCACTTCACTTAGCATTTGCGGCTCATCTTGCCATAAAAGATGCCGTATCATCAGCCAGAGCCGATGCTGGACTTGATGGCCAATTTAGACTGGACAGTCCTGCCACTCCAGAGAGGATAAGACTGGCATGCCCGGATGAATTCTCCAATAAATTAAAT AATCGTACAGTATTGGATTGCGAGTTTTTCATCAGACCTTAA